A section of the Pseudomonas sp. Q1-7 genome encodes:
- a CDS encoding VWA domain-containing protein, whose translation MIALWPHWLRPAWLLLLPLLGWLLWQLWHRERRSGRWEQLLPRAFQPWLLEGSRQRGNRLPWLALGLSWLLGLLALLGPSWQQVEQSTQKRADPLVVMLELTPSMLAGDIAPTRLEQAKRKLRDLLDARRDAQTAIVVYAGSAHSLVPLSDDLMTSLNLIESLKPSIMPQQGHRADLAVARALRLLEQGGQGQGRLLLVTSGLGTEEREGIREALGSRSERLAILGVGTAAGAPIAQEGGGFLKDDQGTILLPKLDSVQLRRFAADLGGRYSGVQLDDSDLRGLGLLDSPGSLRESSEIARLAAWADQGHWLLLPVLLIAACAGRRGWLFCLPLLLALPRPSLAVEFDDLWLRPDQQGQRLLQAQRPAEAARRFTDPRWQGMALYQAGDYAEAAARFAQGDGAADHYNRGNALARDGELEAALDAYDSALQRQPDLAAAQKNKALVEALLRQREAEAAASQDQQAGEQQAGQPGEQASAQQRPGERSAAEDAPQSGEGEAQPGSQTPSGSGGTAEQTTPRDHAPTQTASNEPLGDERRQALEQWLRQIPDDPAELLRRKFWYEQQQRQEEP comes from the coding sequence ATGATCGCGCTCTGGCCCCACTGGCTGCGGCCCGCCTGGCTGCTCCTGCTGCCGCTGCTGGGCTGGCTGCTCTGGCAGCTCTGGCACCGCGAGCGGCGCAGCGGGCGCTGGGAACAACTGCTGCCCCGCGCCTTCCAGCCCTGGCTGCTCGAAGGCAGCCGCCAACGTGGCAACCGGCTACCCTGGCTGGCCCTTGGCCTGTCCTGGCTGCTCGGCCTGCTGGCACTGCTCGGGCCCAGCTGGCAGCAGGTGGAACAGAGCACGCAGAAGCGCGCCGACCCGCTGGTGGTGATGCTGGAACTGACCCCCTCGATGCTGGCCGGCGATATCGCCCCGACCCGCCTGGAACAGGCCAAGCGCAAGCTGCGCGACCTGCTGGATGCCCGCCGCGACGCGCAGACGGCGATCGTCGTCTACGCCGGCAGCGCCCATAGCCTGGTGCCGCTGTCCGATGACCTGATGACCAGCCTCAACCTGATCGAGTCGCTGAAGCCGTCGATCATGCCGCAGCAGGGCCACCGCGCCGACCTGGCCGTGGCCCGCGCCCTCCGCCTGCTGGAACAGGGGGGCCAGGGCCAGGGACGCCTGTTGCTGGTCACCAGCGGTCTCGGCACCGAGGAACGAGAGGGCATCCGCGAGGCCCTCGGCTCCCGCTCCGAGCGCCTGGCCATTCTCGGCGTCGGCACGGCGGCGGGCGCTCCCATTGCCCAGGAAGGCGGCGGCTTCCTCAAGGATGACCAAGGCACGATCCTCCTGCCCAAGCTCGACAGCGTCCAACTGCGCCGCTTCGCCGCCGACCTGGGCGGCCGCTACAGCGGCGTCCAGCTGGATGACAGCGACCTGCGCGGCCTGGGGCTGCTGGACAGCCCCGGCAGCCTGCGCGAAAGCAGCGAAATCGCCCGGCTGGCGGCCTGGGCCGACCAGGGTCACTGGCTGTTGCTGCCCGTGCTGCTGATCGCCGCCTGCGCCGGCCGCCGTGGCTGGCTGTTCTGCCTGCCACTGCTGCTGGCGTTGCCGCGCCCGAGCCTGGCCGTGGAGTTCGACGACCTCTGGCTGCGCCCGGACCAGCAGGGCCAGCGCCTGCTGCAGGCACAGCGACCCGCCGAAGCGGCGCGGCGCTTCACCGACCCGCGCTGGCAGGGCATGGCGCTCTACCAGGCCGGCGACTACGCCGAGGCCGCCGCGCGCTTCGCCCAGGGCGACGGCGCGGCGGACCATTACAACCGGGGCAACGCCCTGGCCCGGGACGGCGAGCTGGAAGCGGCGCTGGACGCCTACGACTCAGCCCTGCAGCGCCAGCCCGACCTGGCCGCCGCGCAGAAGAACAAGGCCCTGGTGGAGGCGTTGCTGCGCCAGCGCGAAGCCGAAGCCGCCGCCAGCCAGGACCAGCAGGCGGGCGAGCAACAGGCCGGACAGCCTGGCGAGCAGGCCTCCGCGCAGCAACGGCCCGGCGAGCGCAGTGCCGCCGAGGACGCGCCACAATCAGGCGAAGGCGAGGCCCAGCCAGGCAGCCAGACGCCGTCCGGCAGCGGCGGCACCGCTGAGCAAACCACGCCCCGGGACCACGCGCCCACCCAGACCGCCAGCAACGAACCCCTGGGCGACGAACGCCGCCAGGCCCTCGAACAATGGCTGCGGCAGATCCCCGACGACCCCGCCGAACTGCTGCGCCGCAAGTTCTGGTACGAACAGCAACAGCGCCAGGAAGAACCGTGA
- a CDS encoding WD40/YVTN/BNR-like repeat-containing protein → MSEPVMRRTPSGLSVESLHKPTFRFHSPLAKALSLFSVLSVLAVAAVPITASALAADAPILSIESPKAVSSLLLDVAHAGKRLVAVGDRGHILYSDDNGKSWTQAKVPTRQMLTAVYFVDGQKGWAVGHDAQILSSEDGGATWTVQFEDLQREAPLLDVWFKDASTGFAVGAYGALMATRDGGKNWEDVGDRLDNEDQYHLNAIAAVKDSGLFVVGEAGSMFRSSDWGETWERVESPYEGSLFGVLGAAEPGVVIAYGLRGHLFRSADFGSSWETVPLQAASGELEFGLSGGALLPDGSLVVVGHGGSVLKSTDNGRSFAVVNRSDRLSLASVIADEKGNLILVGQGGVRVASPTGAELGQL, encoded by the coding sequence ATGAGTGAGCCCGTCATGCGGCGCACCCCGTCCGGCCTCTCCGTGGAGAGCCTCCACAAGCCGACGTTCCGCTTCCACTCGCCGCTGGCCAAAGCGCTCTCGCTGTTCAGTGTGCTCTCTGTCCTCGCTGTCGCCGCCGTGCCCATTACCGCATCCGCGCTGGCCGCCGACGCGCCGATCCTCTCCATCGAGTCGCCCAAGGCGGTAAGCAGCCTGCTGCTCGATGTCGCCCACGCCGGCAAGCGCCTGGTGGCCGTCGGCGACCGTGGGCACATCCTCTATTCCGATGACAACGGCAAATCCTGGACCCAGGCCAAGGTGCCGACCCGCCAGATGCTGACCGCTGTCTATTTCGTCGATGGCCAGAAAGGCTGGGCCGTCGGCCACGACGCGCAGATCCTCTCCAGTGAGGACGGCGGCGCTACCTGGACCGTGCAGTTCGAAGACCTGCAGCGCGAAGCGCCGCTGCTGGACGTCTGGTTCAAGGACGCCAGCACCGGTTTCGCCGTGGGGGCCTATGGCGCCCTGATGGCCACCCGTGACGGCGGCAAGAATTGGGAAGACGTCGGCGACCGCCTGGACAACGAAGACCAGTACCACCTCAACGCCATCGCCGCGGTGAAGGACTCCGGCCTGTTCGTGGTGGGCGAGGCGGGCAGCATGTTCCGCTCCTCCGACTGGGGCGAGACCTGGGAGCGCGTCGAAAGCCCCTACGAGGGTTCGCTGTTCGGCGTGCTCGGTGCCGCCGAGCCTGGTGTGGTGATCGCCTATGGCCTGCGCGGCCACCTGTTCCGCTCCGCGGATTTCGGCAGCAGTTGGGAGACCGTGCCGCTGCAGGCCGCCAGTGGCGAGCTGGAGTTCGGTCTGTCCGGCGGCGCGCTGCTGCCCGACGGCAGCCTGGTGGTGGTCGGCCATGGCGGCAGCGTGCTCAAGAGCACCGACAATGGCCGCAGCTTCGCGGTGGTGAACCGCAGTGATCGACTGTCACTGGCCAGCGTCATCGCCGATGAGAAGGGCAACCTGATCCTGGTGGGGCAGGGTGGTGTGCGCGTGGCGTCGCCGACCGGCGCCGAGCTGGGCCAACTATAA
- a CDS encoding DUF58 domain-containing protein, producing the protein MRHRVREVQIFSSPARRSPLIGLHHSKLRGRGVDFDQVRIYQAGDDVRTIDWRVTARTQEPHTKLFHEERERPVFIMVEQSHRLFFGTGLVFKSVLAAQAASLIGWAALAHNDRVGGLVFSDSEHHEIKPRRSKQSLLQLLSRLARANQALGAQAAIQREGFSLALRRAREVLRPGSLVVILCDERTLSDTAEQQIALLARHTDLILLPVSDPLDHALPAAGLLRFAEQGAQLELDTHASDLRQAYRELGEARVARWERLAQRLGVLLLPLSTQEGMIDQLRDYLQRKGAQ; encoded by the coding sequence ATGCGCCACCGGGTCCGCGAGGTGCAGATCTTCTCCAGCCCCGCCCGCCGCAGTCCGCTGATCGGCCTGCACCATTCCAAATTGCGCGGCCGTGGCGTGGACTTCGATCAGGTCCGCATCTACCAGGCCGGCGACGACGTGCGCACCATCGACTGGCGCGTCACCGCGCGCACCCAGGAGCCCCACACCAAGCTGTTCCACGAGGAGCGCGAGCGTCCGGTGTTCATCATGGTGGAACAGAGCCATCGACTGTTCTTCGGCACCGGGCTGGTGTTCAAGTCGGTCCTCGCCGCCCAGGCCGCCAGCCTGATCGGCTGGGCCGCCCTGGCCCACAACGACCGGGTCGGTGGCCTGGTGTTCAGTGACAGCGAGCACCACGAGATCAAACCCCGGCGCAGCAAGCAGAGCCTGCTGCAGCTACTCAGCCGGCTGGCCCGCGCCAACCAGGCCCTTGGCGCGCAGGCGGCGATCCAGCGCGAAGGCTTCAGCCTGGCCCTGCGCCGCGCCCGCGAAGTGCTGCGGCCAGGCAGCCTGGTGGTGATCCTCTGCGACGAGCGCACCCTGTCCGACACCGCCGAACAGCAGATCGCCCTGCTCGCCCGCCACACCGACCTGATCCTCCTGCCGGTGTCCGACCCCCTGGACCACGCCCTGCCCGCCGCCGGCCTGCTGCGTTTCGCCGAGCAGGGCGCCCAACTGGAGCTGGACACCCACGCCAGCGACCTGCGCCAGGCTTATCGCGAACTGGGCGAGGCCCGCGTCGCACGCTGGGAGCGCCTCGCCCAGCGCCTCGGCGTACTGTTGCTGCCCCTGTCCACCCAGGAAGGCATGATCGACCAGCTGCGTGACTACCTGCAGCGCAAGGGGGCGCAATGA
- a CDS encoding BatD family protein, with translation MTRPLCALLLSLLTLAAQAAGFTANVDRTRLSEGETVELTLESSDPTLFGKPDLTPLNQDFEVLGTRQINQLGTFNGKNDRATRWIITLQPKQAGFVTIPALKLGDVHSAPITLNVQKAEKTDKPAGGHLAPVFIDASLDQESVYVQAQAMLTLRIYHSVSLYDDSSLSPLQMDDARVERLGEPRTYEKEINGVRHGVIEVRYALFPQKSGVLEIPPQVFSATLVDPGSESGYQPFGPRPGKLTRVNSPRIPLNVKPKPAEYPADAPWLPARNLTLTESWSPDPAGVQTGDSLTRSLMMTVEGLSSAQIPPLPATQAQGLRRYPDQPQLGNKTDERGLLGSREEREALVPTSSGRLELPAVVVTWWNTRENRLERSEIPARTLEVASNPELEARPAPTAEAPVGNAQAQARLWPWQLACALLAGTTLLGFGLWWRARRLPAVLPTAQAGPSPRTLLDELRRACQSNDPHATRQALDNWARQQPETLADMAARFVPLSDAMDGLNGALYSEIGQHWQGEDLWKAIRALPAAERQQVTGESGQLPPLYPR, from the coding sequence ATGACGCGCCCGCTCTGCGCCCTCCTCCTCAGCCTGCTGACGCTGGCCGCCCAGGCCGCCGGCTTCACTGCGAACGTCGACCGCACCCGCCTCAGCGAAGGCGAGACCGTCGAGCTGACCCTCGAATCCTCCGATCCGACGCTGTTCGGCAAACCCGACCTGACGCCGCTGAACCAGGACTTCGAAGTGCTCGGCACCCGTCAGATCAACCAGCTCGGCACCTTCAACGGCAAGAACGACCGCGCCACCCGCTGGATCATCACCCTCCAGCCGAAGCAGGCCGGCTTCGTCACCATTCCCGCACTGAAGCTGGGCGACGTGCACAGCGCCCCCATCACCCTCAACGTGCAGAAGGCCGAGAAGACCGACAAGCCAGCCGGCGGCCACCTGGCGCCGGTGTTCATCGACGCCAGCCTCGACCAGGAAAGCGTCTACGTGCAGGCTCAGGCCATGCTGACCCTGCGCATCTACCACTCGGTGTCCCTTTACGACGACAGCAGCCTCAGCCCGCTGCAGATGGACGACGCCCGCGTCGAGCGGCTGGGCGAACCACGCACCTACGAAAAGGAAATCAACGGTGTGCGCCACGGCGTGATCGAGGTGCGCTACGCGCTCTTCCCGCAGAAGAGCGGCGTGTTGGAGATTCCCCCGCAGGTGTTCAGTGCCACCCTGGTCGACCCCGGCAGCGAATCCGGCTACCAGCCCTTCGGCCCGCGCCCCGGCAAGCTGACGCGGGTGAATTCGCCGCGCATCCCCCTCAACGTCAAACCCAAGCCCGCCGAATACCCGGCCGACGCGCCCTGGCTGCCGGCGCGCAACCTGACCCTGACCGAATCCTGGAGCCCCGACCCCGCCGGCGTACAGACCGGCGACTCGCTGACCCGCAGCCTGATGATGACGGTGGAAGGCCTCTCCAGCGCGCAGATTCCACCCTTGCCGGCCACCCAGGCCCAGGGACTGCGGCGCTATCCCGACCAACCGCAGTTGGGCAACAAGACCGACGAGCGCGGCCTGCTCGGCAGCCGCGAGGAACGCGAGGCGCTGGTGCCCACCAGCAGCGGTCGCCTGGAGCTGCCGGCGGTTGTCGTGACCTGGTGGAACACGCGGGAGAACCGTCTGGAGCGCAGCGAGATTCCCGCGCGCACCCTGGAAGTCGCCAGCAACCCCGAACTGGAAGCCCGCCCGGCGCCGACCGCCGAAGCCCCCGTCGGCAATGCGCAGGCCCAGGCGCGGCTCTGGCCCTGGCAGCTCGCCTGCGCCCTGCTCGCCGGCACCACCCTGCTGGGGTTCGGCCTGTGGTGGCGCGCCCGCCGTCTGCCGGCGGTCCTGCCCACCGCCCAGGCCGGGCCGAGCCCACGCACCCTGCTGGACGAACTGCGCCGCGCCTGCCAGTCCAACGACCCGCACGCCACCCGCCAGGCCCTGGACAACTGGGCACGCCAGCAACCGGAGACCCTCGCCGACATGGCCGCGCGCTTCGTGCCGCTGTCCGACGCCATGGATGGGCTGAACGGCGCCCTCTACAGCGAGATCGGCCAGCACTGGCAGGGCGAGGACCTGTGGAAGGCCATCCGCGCCTTGCCGGCCGCCGAACGGCAGCAGGTGACCGGCGAATCCGGCCAGCTACCGCCGCTGTATCCGCGATAG
- a CDS encoding AAA family ATPase has protein sequence MEHRDALVALRNVLSTQILGQEKLIDRLLIALLADGHLLVEGAPGLAKTKAIKDLADGVEAEFHRIQFTPDLLPADITGTEIYRPENGSFVFQQGPIFHNLVLADEINRAPAKVQSALLEAMAERQVSIGRSTYDLPPLFLVMATQNPIEQEGTYPLPEAQLDRFLMHVRIGFPDASVERKILQQARGEALHGETRSEHQVSQQAIFAARKEILGLYMADAVEEYLVQLVMATRTPAKFDNELAEWLAWGASPRGSIALDRCARAHAWMAGRDFVSPEDIQAVLFDVLRHRLILSFEAEAAGIDQDRVIQRILDVVAVA, from the coding sequence ATGGAACACCGTGACGCGCTAGTCGCCCTTCGCAACGTCCTTTCCACCCAGATTCTCGGTCAGGAAAAACTCATCGACCGCCTGCTGATCGCGCTGCTCGCCGACGGCCACCTGCTGGTGGAAGGCGCCCCCGGCCTGGCCAAGACCAAGGCGATCAAGGACCTGGCGGACGGCGTGGAGGCGGAGTTCCATCGCATCCAGTTCACCCCGGACCTGCTGCCGGCCGACATCACCGGGACCGAGATCTACCGCCCGGAGAACGGCAGCTTCGTGTTCCAGCAGGGGCCGATCTTCCACAACCTGGTGCTGGCGGACGAGATCAACCGGGCGCCGGCCAAGGTGCAATCGGCGCTGCTGGAAGCCATGGCCGAACGCCAGGTGTCCATTGGCCGCTCCACCTACGACCTGCCGCCGTTGTTCCTGGTGATGGCGACCCAGAACCCCATCGAGCAGGAAGGCACCTATCCCCTGCCCGAAGCGCAGCTCGACCGCTTCCTGATGCACGTGCGCATCGGTTTCCCGGACGCCTCGGTGGAGCGCAAGATTCTCCAGCAGGCCCGTGGCGAGGCGCTGCATGGCGAAACCCGTTCCGAGCACCAGGTGAGCCAGCAGGCGATCTTCGCCGCGCGCAAGGAAATCCTCGGCCTCTACATGGCCGACGCCGTGGAGGAGTACCTGGTGCAGTTGGTCATGGCCACCCGCACCCCGGCCAAGTTCGACAACGAGCTGGCCGAATGGCTGGCCTGGGGCGCCAGCCCGCGCGGCTCCATCGCCCTGGACCGTTGCGCGCGCGCCCACGCCTGGATGGCCGGGCGCGACTTCGTCAGCCCCGAGGACATCCAGGCGGTGCTGTTCGACGTGCTGCGCCATCGTCTGATTCTCTCCTTCGAGGCGGAGGCCGCCGGAATCGACCAGGACCGGGTGATCCAGCGCATCCTGGATGTGGTAGCGGTGGCTTGA
- a CDS encoding vWA domain-containing protein, producing the protein MFEFTWPWVFLLAPLPWVLRLLLPPADSGEAALKVSFLADLEGLVGRRARANLPAWRQQAPFLLLWLLLLCAAARPEWVGEPQPMATSGRDLLLAVDVSGSMDYADMRWEEEDVSRLTLVKHLMGEFIDGRRGDRIGLILFGSQAYLQSPLTFDRDTVRTWLDEALIGIAGKNTAIGDAIGLAVKRLRQRPADSRVLVLITDGANTGGEIDPLTAARLATEEQVKVYTIGIGADPEQSDVLGILGLNPSMDLDEPTLIAIAEQTGGRYFRARNSQELEAIEESLDRLEPVTQRASQARPAHALYSWPLAGALLLSVALAFHVLWPHALQQRPPWLRRRT; encoded by the coding sequence ATGTTTGAGTTCACCTGGCCCTGGGTCTTCCTGCTCGCCCCGCTGCCCTGGGTGTTGCGCCTCCTGTTGCCCCCGGCGGACAGCGGCGAAGCGGCGCTGAAGGTGAGCTTTCTCGCCGACCTCGAAGGCCTGGTAGGACGCCGTGCCCGCGCCAACCTGCCGGCCTGGCGCCAGCAGGCCCCGTTCCTGCTGCTCTGGCTGCTGCTGCTCTGCGCCGCCGCCCGTCCGGAATGGGTGGGCGAGCCACAACCCATGGCCACCAGCGGCCGCGACCTGCTGCTGGCGGTGGATGTGTCCGGCTCCATGGACTACGCCGACATGCGCTGGGAAGAAGAAGACGTCAGCCGCCTGACCCTGGTGAAGCACCTGATGGGAGAATTCATCGACGGCCGCCGTGGCGACCGCATCGGTCTCATCCTGTTCGGCAGCCAGGCCTACCTGCAGTCACCGCTGACCTTCGACCGCGACACCGTGCGAACCTGGCTGGACGAGGCGCTGATCGGCATCGCCGGCAAGAACACCGCCATCGGCGACGCCATCGGCCTGGCGGTGAAACGCCTGCGCCAGCGCCCGGCCGACAGCCGCGTGCTGGTGCTGATCACCGATGGCGCCAACACCGGCGGCGAGATCGACCCCCTGACCGCCGCGCGCCTGGCCACCGAGGAGCAGGTGAAGGTCTACACCATCGGCATCGGCGCTGACCCGGAACAGAGCGACGTGCTCGGCATCCTCGGCCTAAACCCGAGCATGGACCTGGACGAGCCCACCCTGATCGCCATCGCCGAACAGACCGGTGGCCGGTACTTCCGCGCGCGCAACAGCCAGGAACTGGAGGCGATCGAAGAAAGCCTCGACCGCCTGGAGCCGGTGACCCAGCGCGCCAGCCAGGCGCGCCCGGCCCACGCCCTCTACAGCTGGCCCCTGGCTGGCGCCCTGCTGTTGAGCGTCGCCCTGGCCTTCCACGTGCTCTGGCCCCACGCCCTGCAACAACGCCCGCCGTGGCTGCGGAGACGCACATGA
- a CDS encoding DUF4381 domain-containing protein codes for MNPLDELEPLIAPAAVAWWPPAPGWWCLPPLFGLLAWGLWYWRRRATFEETAEAEQPLDPARQAALDELAHLPKPYDGAPAGPWLQELNGLLKRVCRQHYPADQSHTLSGRAWLAYLDNRCPAAGLTRWMILVEGAYRPQCKLDDKAIAGLYQSVETWVRKHV; via the coding sequence ATGAATCCGCTGGACGAACTGGAGCCGCTGATCGCGCCGGCCGCCGTTGCCTGGTGGCCGCCCGCCCCCGGATGGTGGTGCCTGCCCCCCCTGTTCGGCCTGCTGGCCTGGGGGCTGTGGTACTGGCGACGACGGGCCACGTTCGAGGAGACCGCCGAAGCCGAACAGCCGTTGGACCCGGCGCGCCAGGCCGCCCTGGACGAGTTGGCGCACCTGCCCAAACCCTACGACGGCGCCCCGGCCGGCCCCTGGCTGCAGGAGCTCAACGGCCTGCTCAAGCGCGTGTGCCGCCAGCACTATCCCGCGGACCAGAGCCATACCCTGAGCGGTCGCGCCTGGCTCGCCTACCTCGACAACCGTTGTCCGGCGGCCGGCCTGACGCGCTGGATGATCCTGGTCGAAGGCGCCTACCGGCCGCAGTGCAAACTGGACGACAAGGCCATCGCCGGTCTCTACCAGTCTGTCGAGACCTGGGTGCGCAAACATGTTTGA
- a CDS encoding efflux RND transporter permease subunit: MTTHHQDKATFLERLIFNNRPTVIILCLLTTVLLAWQALQVRPSTSFEKMIPLHHPYIQKMIEHRNDLANLGNTVRISVEAKNGDIFNKEYMETLRQIHDEVFYISGVDRSGLKSLWSPSVRWTEVTEEGFAGGEVIPQTYDGSAASLEELRNNVLKSGQIGRLVANNFKSSIIDVPLLESYPDPNDQGTLLKLDYRQFSHELEEKIRDKYQQQNPNVKVHIVGFAKKVGDLIDGLIMVVGFFGIAFLVTLVLLYWFSWCIRSTISVLCTTLIAVIWQLGLMHLAGFGLDPYSMLVPFLIFAIGISHGVQKINGIALQSSDSDNALTAARRTFRQLFLPGMIAILVDAVGFITLLVIDIGVIRELAIGASIGVAVIVFTNLILLPVSISYIGISKRAIERSKRDAQRDHRFWRLLSNFAHPVVAPISVVIALIAFGGGLWYSQNLKIGDLDQGAPELRPDSRYNQDNNFIINNYSTSSDVLVVMVKTGPEGCSTHEALAPVDELMWKMENTPGVQSAISMVTVSKQVIKGMNEGNLKWETLSRNQDVLNNSISRAEGLYNSDCSVAPVLVFLNDHKAETLTRAVNAVKEFAQQHNREGLEFILAAGNAGIEAATNQVIAQAELTILILVYICVAVMCLITFRSVAATLCIVLPLILTSVLGNALMAFLGIGVKVATLPVIALGVGIGVDYGIYIYSRLESFLRAGLPLQEAYYETLKSTGKAVLFTGLCLAIGVVTWIFSAIKFQADMGLMLTFMLLWNMFGALWLLPALARFLIKPEKLAGKVGGSLLAH; the protein is encoded by the coding sequence ATGACGACCCATCACCAGGACAAGGCGACCTTCCTGGAGCGCCTGATCTTCAACAACCGGCCGACAGTGATCATTCTCTGCCTGCTGACCACCGTCCTTCTCGCCTGGCAGGCGCTGCAGGTTCGGCCGTCCACCAGCTTCGAAAAGATGATCCCGCTCCATCATCCCTACATCCAGAAGATGATCGAGCACCGCAATGACCTGGCCAATCTGGGCAACACCGTGCGTATTTCGGTGGAAGCCAAGAACGGCGACATCTTCAACAAGGAGTACATGGAGACCCTGCGTCAGATCCACGACGAGGTCTTCTACATCTCCGGGGTTGATCGCTCCGGCCTGAAGTCCCTGTGGAGCCCCAGCGTGCGCTGGACCGAGGTGACCGAGGAAGGCTTCGCCGGCGGTGAAGTGATCCCGCAGACCTACGACGGTTCCGCCGCCAGCCTGGAAGAGCTGCGCAACAACGTGCTCAAGTCCGGCCAGATCGGCCGCCTGGTGGCCAACAACTTCAAGTCCAGCATCATCGACGTGCCGTTGCTCGAGTCCTACCCGGACCCGAACGACCAGGGCACGCTGCTGAAGCTCGACTACCGCCAGTTCTCCCATGAGCTGGAAGAGAAGATCCGCGACAAGTACCAGCAACAGAACCCCAACGTGAAGGTCCACATCGTCGGCTTCGCGAAGAAGGTGGGTGACCTGATCGATGGCCTGATCATGGTGGTGGGCTTCTTCGGCATCGCCTTCCTGGTCACCCTGGTGCTGCTCTACTGGTTCAGCTGGTGTATCCGCAGCACCATCTCGGTGCTCTGCACCACCCTGATTGCGGTGATCTGGCAGTTGGGCCTGATGCACCTGGCCGGGTTCGGCCTGGACCCCTATTCCATGCTGGTGCCCTTCCTGATCTTCGCCATCGGCATCTCCCACGGGGTGCAGAAGATCAACGGTATCGCCCTGCAATCCAGTGATTCCGACAACGCCCTGACAGCCGCGCGGCGTACCTTCCGCCAGCTGTTCCTGCCGGGCATGATCGCCATCCTGGTGGATGCGGTGGGCTTCATCACCCTGCTGGTCATCGATATCGGCGTGATTCGCGAACTGGCCATCGGTGCCTCCATCGGCGTGGCCGTGATCGTCTTCACCAACCTGATCCTGCTGCCGGTGTCCATCTCCTACATCGGCATCAGCAAGCGGGCCATCGAGCGCAGCAAGCGCGACGCCCAGCGTGATCATCGCTTCTGGCGCCTGCTGTCCAACTTCGCTCATCCGGTGGTGGCGCCCATCTCCGTGGTGATTGCCCTGATCGCCTTCGGTGGCGGCCTCTGGTACAGCCAGAACCTGAAGATCGGCGACCTCGACCAGGGGGCTCCGGAGCTGCGCCCGGACTCGCGCTACAACCAGGACAACAACTTCATCATCAACAACTACTCCACCAGCTCCGACGTACTGGTGGTCATGGTCAAGACCGGCCCCGAGGGCTGCTCCACCCATGAGGCCCTGGCGCCGGTGGACGAGCTGATGTGGAAGATGGAGAACACCCCGGGCGTGCAGTCCGCGATCTCCATGGTCACCGTCTCCAAGCAGGTGATCAAAGGGATGAACGAAGGCAACCTGAAGTGGGAAACCCTGTCCCGCAACCAGGACGTGCTGAACAACTCCATCAGCCGCGCCGAGGGCCTGTACAACTCCGACTGCTCCGTGGCGCCGGTGCTGGTGTTCCTCAATGACCACAAGGCCGAGACCCTGACCCGCGCCGTGAACGCGGTGAAGGAATTCGCCCAGCAGCACAACCGCGAAGGCCTGGAGTTCATCCTGGCGGCCGGTAACGCCGGTATCGAGGCCGCCACCAACCAGGTGATCGCCCAGGCGGAGCTGACCATCCTGATCCTGGTGTACATCTGTGTGGCGGTGATGTGCCTGATCACCTTCCGCTCCGTGGCGGCCACCCTGTGCATCGTGCTGCCGCTGATCCTCACCTCGGTGCTGGGCAACGCGCTGATGGCCTTCCTCGGCATTGGCGTGAAAGTGGCCACCCTGCCGGTGATCGCGCTGGGCGTGGGTATCGGCGTGGACTACGGCATCTACATCTACAGCCGCCTGGAGAGCTTCCTGCGTGCCGGCCTGCCGCTGCAGGAGGCCTACTACGAAACCCTGAAGTCCACCGGCAAGGCCGTGCTGTTCACGGGCCTGTGCCTGGCCATCGGCGTGGTCACTTGGATCTTCTCGGCCATCAAGTTCCAGGCCGACATGGGCCTGATGCTGACCTTCATGCTCCTCTGGAACATGTTCGGTGCCCTGTGGCTGCTGCCGGCCCTGGCACGCTTCCTGATCAAGCCCGAGAAGCTGGCGGGCAAGGTCGGTGGTTCGCTGCTGGCTCACTGA